CACCGCTTGTCCCGCTAAAATTTCTAGCGTTTGTTTAAAGTCATCTTTTAGGATGGGCTCTAACATTTCGTCGGCTAACTCTTCCGCGATTTCATCAAACGACAACTCGCCATCAATTCGAGAGCTTAAACCGAAGTGAAAAATATCCACCAGCTCCATTTTTACTTGTTCAACGTCAGGCTTCTGGTGCTTCCACCACTTCCAACCATGATGCTCCAACATCTCAGCACACTCGATCCAAATCGCACGATACCACTCGTAATTTTGGTCGAACCATTTCTCATGAACTTTCGTGTTCATCGCATGCTGCATTTCCAGCATCACCGCAATTTGCTTTACCATCAATTCTTTATTCATTCTAATCTCTATACTTTTAAGTTTTTTTACGCTACTCAATAATCATTTAATTACGCTCGTAAAACGTCACGAGCGAAGAAAGTGCGAGGCAAAAAAGTTAGTTTAATAGGCGCGTTTACTCTAGTAAATAAGCTGATTAAATAACTTTTTTAACAAAGCAATTTCAAGCGCAGTAGTTTTACAACTAGCTCAACTACCAATTTTTGCTTTTTTTGATCAACTCATACGCAGACTTAATCTCCTGCGTCTTCTCCGTCGCCATCTTAATCATCTCTTCCGGCAAGCCTTTTGCCACTAGCTTGTCAGGATGGTGCTGCGACATTAATCGGCGGTAAGCACGCTTCACCGTTTTTTCATCGTCTGAACTTTTTACACCGAGCACTTGATAGGCTTGTTCAACGCTTGGGCCACTTGGTGCTTCTTGGTAAGTACCGCCATGACCACCAGCTTGTCTTTGGGAGTGACGATGAAAACCTTGTTGTGCCTGCACCATCTTAATCAACTGATCGATCATGAAGCCAGCGAAGCCTAAGTGCTTACCGACGCGGTGCAATATCGCTCGTTCATATTCATGAATAGTGCCATCGGCTAAGGCCATGGTGATTTGCACTTCAAGGAACATTTGCATTAAGTTGCGGCGTCGCTGACATTCTTTTTTAAACTGAGCCAATACCGCTTCTAAATCAAAGTCGTTACCCTTGCCCTGTTGGAATAAATCAATAGCGAACTTACGAGCGTCTTCATCAAGCCCCATTCGGCGCATGACATTTTCCGCATGACGAATTTCGTTCTGCGTAACACGACCATCGGCTTTAGCAATATGGCCCATAACCGAGAACGTCGCTGTGAAAAATGCAGCCTGCACACGCTCTTGATCGCCCGGTGCATAACGCTCTTGGTAATCTTCTGCTTTCTTATCCAACTGATGCCCAAGCACCGCACCAATAATGGCACCAATAGGCCCTCCCGCTAAGGAGAATCCAAGAACACCACCAATAACTTTACCGAACCAGCTCATTGTTATAATTTACCGTCATATTCAATTGTTTTTATTCGGCGCTGAAAACTCAGGTTCAACGCCTCTAATCGTTCTGGAGTGCCGATATCATGCCAACGGCCCTGATACAGTTCTCCCGTAACCTCAGCCTCAACCATCAACTCGCGCAACAGTGGCGCCAATGGTGCGGGCTCATCAAGGGGTACCTCTTTAAAAACGTCAGGATGGTAAACCCCTATTCCAGAAAAGGTTTTGCAGTCATTGCCTTCGGCGACAACCAAACCATCATCCCGTAGTAAAAAATCCCCTTTAGTGTTGTGCTCTGGATTATCGACTAAGACGATATGAGCCGACTTACTCGGCTGTTTAAGTAATTTGTCGTAACTAAATTCCGTCCAAACGTCGCCATTGACCACGATAAAAGGCTCGTTCTCAAAAAAATCGATTGCTTTGCGGATACCGCCAGCGGTTTCTAATGCTTGGGGTTCGTGCGAATAAGTGAGCTTTACTCCCCAGTAAGCTCCATCACCCAGGTATTCTGGAATTTGCTCACCTAGCCACGAGGTATTGATTAAAATCTCTTTAATTCCAGCCTCTTTTAAAGCTTCGATGTGCCACTCGATTAATGCACGGCCATCCACCTTCAACAACGGCTTAGGGTGGCGGTCCGTTAATGGACGCATTCTCTGCCCACGACCTGCGGCTAAGATCATCGCCTTCATGCGAGTTCACCCTGCTTTTTCTCATACACAGGCATGACCTTTTCTTTGAGCCATCGATAGAACTCTGACATTTCAGGGTATTTTTCTGCTTGCTGAAGAATATAAGTGAGGGTTAAAGGGATATCTTTCAAGTAGCCCTCTTTACCATCTCGGTACTTCAAGCGACAAAAAATCCCAGCAACTTTAATATGCCTTTGCAGCCCCATCCAATCAAACCACTGCATCAGCTGCTCTTTATCCAAAACAGCTGGTGATTGTTTTAAATAGTAATCAACCCAGTCTTCAACCTGTTCTGGGGTCCATTGGATATAACAATCTCTTAACAAGGACAGTAAGTCGTAAGTCAACGGGCCTCGAACAGCATCTTGAAAATCAATGATGCCTGGCTGCTCCGTGCCCTTGCAACGCATGATGTTTCTAGAATGGTAATCACGATGAACGAACACTTGTGGCTGTTGCTGCGCGCTTTCGATCAAATGCTCAAAAGTAGCATCCAGCAGTCGATGCTCAATCGCCGATAAATCGTAGTTCAAATGCTCGCCTAGAAACCAGTCCCGAAAAAGCTCCATTTCTGCGCGCAATAGCGCTTCATCATAATCCGGTAAGCGACTGGCAGGAATTTCCTGCATCTCAACCAAGCTATCTATAGCAGCATGATAAAGCTCATCGGCTCGCTGTTGGTCTTGATTCGCTTGAGCTTGCTTCAGTAATGGTAACAACAGTTGATCACCCAGATCACTCAACAGCATGTAGCCCTGCTCAAGATCGTGAGCAAGTACACGCGGAGCATTGACCTGTTGCAGCATGTTAGCAACCTTTATAAATTGCTCGCTATTCTCATGCTTCGGAGGCGCGTCTACCGCAATCCAGCTATTTCCTTCGCTAATTGACCATCTAAAATAACGACGGAAGCTAGCGTCACCAGAGACCACACTCCAATCCATCGTTTGCTGAGAGGTCACGCTAGAACCTTCAAGTTGTTCTATTTGCTGGCGAGACCATGCCTTTAGCGCTAATTGTCGGCTATCTTTTGTCATTATTAATTTTCAATCTGTGGCGTAAGCGTTTATCATTAGGACTTTATAACTGATGTCAGTTACAAATCGTAAGCCCTTGAATCGACGGGCTGTTTATTTTGTGACCAACCCGTAGAAAAACACGAAAAGTACATGGTAAGCAAGAAAGTCCGTTGGGTAAAATCTTTTTTAGCATCAACGGTCAGCGCAACGCTGGCTATTGCTGCTCTCCCGAGTGTTGCAGACGATGCGGCATCTGTGACTGATTCCGAAGAAAACACCTCGCAGCAAGACTCAGCCTCTAGCGACTCAAGCAACGACTCAGTTCGACGCTACCAGTTTCCAGAGTTTAAAACCTGCCCCAGCCAAGCCGTGGAACCGATTCGCTATCAAGCGGGGATCAGTAACCCCCATGAGCCGATTCGCGTTTATTCGGATGAAGCGTCTCGCGAAGGCGATATGGCTTACCTCTCGGGCAACGTTAGAGTATCTCAGGATCAGCAAGAACTGACCGCTAATAGACTCATTGCCAACAATGTTGATAAGTCCTACCGCGCTGAAGGTGACTTATTATTCACCAACCAAAACTTTGTGGTCGGCGCGGATAGCCTCGATTATTACTCCATCAAAGGCTCAACTGAAATTCAAAACACTCGCTATCACTTGTACAGTAACAATGCTAACGGTGAGGCTGATAATATTCGTGTTGATAATAAGCAATTATTAACATTGACTGATTCTGACTTTTCGACCTGTCCAGACGATCAGAAGAGCTGGGTCTTTGAGTCTGATGAAATCATTATCGACCGTGAAAGTGGTTGGGGGAAAGCGTACAACAGTGTGGTCAAGGTCGCTGGCATTCCAGTGTTTTATTTACCTTATATTACGTTCCCTGTGGACGACCGCCGCAAAACAGGTCTATTACCGCCCTCTTTTAGCAACTCTAACCGTAATGGTAGAGATCTCAGCGCCCCTTACTATATCAACTTGGCGCCTAATTACGATTTAACGCTGACTCCACGCTACATGACCTCGCGTGGCTCAATGCTAGGCTCAGAGTTTCGTTATTTAACGGAACAGAATTCTGGCGAGCTGTTTTTTGAGTACCTGCCCGATGATAAAGCTGCAACAGATAGTAATCCTGAGAATATCCCGGATCAACGTTGGCAGTACGATGTTAAACATTTAACTCAGTTTAGCGATAACTGGTCTAGCGGCATCGCAGCTCGAAAAGTCAGCGACGACGCTTTTTTTCAGGACTTCGGCGGCAGCATTCAAGACAGTAACCAAGACATACTGAGCCAAAATTTATACGTGCAATACCTCAGCAACGAATGGCTAATGCGCACAGAGTATCAAGACTGGCAGCTTCTCAACAGCCCGGTTGAGCGCTATACCATAGCACCCCGCGTTAAACTGACGCGCTTTTTCGAACCCAATGAAAACGACTTTGAGGCAAAAATCCATACCGAATTGACACGTTTCGATAAAGACAATGCTGTCACTGCGGACAGGTATCATGTTGAGCCATCTATTGGCTGGAGCCATGAAACCCTATACAGCTTCTTTCGACCTGAGTTGAGTTTCGCCTATACCCAATACGAACAAACCGATACAGCAGGCATCGAACAAACCTTCGATCGTAGCCTACCAACACTATCAGTCGACACCGGTTTGTTCTTCGAGCGTACCCTCAACTTTGAAGATGGTGATATCACACAAACGCTTGAACCGAGAGTTTTTTACCTCTACACCCCTTTTGAAGATCAACAAGGTATTGGTATTTACGACACCAGCTTGCCAACGTTTAACTTTACACAACTATTCAGTCGCAACCGCTTCAGCGGCATCGACCGTATTGGTGACGCCAATCAAGTCAGTGGCGCCATCACCAGCCGCTTCCTCGATGAAGAAGGAAAAGAAAAAGCTTCGATATCCATTGGCCGAACCGTTTATTTGAAAGATCGTAAAGTCACTTTGTTAAATATGCCAGTTGAAACCAATAAACAATCTGGTTTATTGGCTGAGGTTAACTGGCGCTGGACAGACAATATTGAAGTCAAATCGGCGATTGAGTGGGACGATCAAACCAATGAAACCCAGCATGGGCTAGTAAACCTTCACTATGAACCCAAAACTAACCACATTGTTAATCTTGGTCATCGTTATCGCAAGACCACAACCCGAACTCAGGAAGAGGCAGAGCTTGCATTTGCTTGGCCGATAGCCCAAGATTGGCGTCTTTTGGGTCGCTACAACCAAGATCTAACTGAAAATCGAACTAACGACTCCTTTCTTGGTCTAGAGTATGAGTCCTGCTGCTGGGCGGTTCGCGTAGTCGCAAGACGG
The DNA window shown above is from Kangiella marina and carries:
- a CDS encoding dUTP diphosphatase is translated as MNKELMVKQIAVMLEMQHAMNTKVHEKWFDQNYEWYRAIWIECAEMLEHHGWKWWKHQKPDVEQVKMELVDIFHFGLSSRIDGELSFDEIAEELADEMLEPILKDDFKQTLEILAGQAVMYQHFDGASFAGCMEQIEMPFEELFKNYVGKNTLNFFRQDNGYKDGSYIKEWDGLEDNEVLVEILEQLDPTHDDFKHRVYQGLADRYSVLK
- the djlA gene encoding co-chaperone DjlA, with product MSWFGKVIGGVLGFSLAGGPIGAIIGAVLGHQLDKKAEDYQERYAPGDQERVQAAFFTATFSVMGHIAKADGRVTQNEIRHAENVMRRMGLDEDARKFAIDLFQQGKGNDFDLEAVLAQFKKECQRRRNLMQMFLEVQITMALADGTIHEYERAILHRVGKHLGFAGFMIDQLIKMVQAQQGFHRHSQRQAGGHGGTYQEAPSGPSVEQAYQVLGVKSSDDEKTVKRAYRRLMSQHHPDKLVAKGLPEEMIKMATEKTQEIKSAYELIKKSKNW
- the murU gene encoding N-acetylmuramate alpha-1-phosphate uridylyltransferase MurU; the encoded protein is MKAMILAAGRGQRMRPLTDRHPKPLLKVDGRALIEWHIEALKEAGIKEILINTSWLGEQIPEYLGDGAYWGVKLTYSHEPQALETAGGIRKAIDFFENEPFIVVNGDVWTEFSYDKLLKQPSKSAHIVLVDNPEHNTKGDFLLRDDGLVVAEGNDCKTFSGIGVYHPDVFKEVPLDEPAPLAPLLRELMVEAEVTGELYQGRWHDIGTPERLEALNLSFQRRIKTIEYDGKL
- a CDS encoding aminoglycoside phosphotransferase family protein, coding for MTKDSRQLALKAWSRQQIEQLEGSSVTSQQTMDWSVVSGDASFRRYFRWSISEGNSWIAVDAPPKHENSEQFIKVANMLQQVNAPRVLAHDLEQGYMLLSDLGDQLLLPLLKQAQANQDQQRADELYHAAIDSLVEMQEIPASRLPDYDEALLRAEMELFRDWFLGEHLNYDLSAIEHRLLDATFEHLIESAQQQPQVFVHRDYHSRNIMRCKGTEQPGIIDFQDAVRGPLTYDLLSLLRDCYIQWTPEQVEDWVDYYLKQSPAVLDKEQLMQWFDWMGLQRHIKVAGIFCRLKYRDGKEGYLKDIPLTLTYILQQAEKYPEMSEFYRWLKEKVMPVYEKKQGELA
- a CDS encoding LPS-assembly protein LptD, which translates into the protein MVSKKVRWVKSFLASTVSATLAIAALPSVADDAASVTDSEENTSQQDSASSDSSNDSVRRYQFPEFKTCPSQAVEPIRYQAGISNPHEPIRVYSDEASREGDMAYLSGNVRVSQDQQELTANRLIANNVDKSYRAEGDLLFTNQNFVVGADSLDYYSIKGSTEIQNTRYHLYSNNANGEADNIRVDNKQLLTLTDSDFSTCPDDQKSWVFESDEIIIDRESGWGKAYNSVVKVAGIPVFYLPYITFPVDDRRKTGLLPPSFSNSNRNGRDLSAPYYINLAPNYDLTLTPRYMTSRGSMLGSEFRYLTEQNSGELFFEYLPDDKAATDSNPENIPDQRWQYDVKHLTQFSDNWSSGIAARKVSDDAFFQDFGGSIQDSNQDILSQNLYVQYLSNEWLMRTEYQDWQLLNSPVERYTIAPRVKLTRFFEPNENDFEAKIHTELTRFDKDNAVTADRYHVEPSIGWSHETLYSFFRPELSFAYTQYEQTDTAGIEQTFDRSLPTLSVDTGLFFERTLNFEDGDITQTLEPRVFYLYTPFEDQQGIGIYDTSLPTFNFTQLFSRNRFSGIDRIGDANQVSGAITSRFLDEEGKEKASISIGRTVYLKDRKVTLLNMPVETNKQSGLLAEVNWRWTDNIEVKSAIEWDDQTNETQHGLVNLHYEPKTNHIVNLGHRYRKTTTRTQEEAELAFAWPIAQDWRLLGRYNQDLTENRTNDSFLGLEYESCCWAVRVVARRYINIQLDSQGGLVPNQPDEHSSGVYIQFVLKGVGSLRGSTTEFLEDSIYGYDDLLGK